Proteins encoded in a region of the Tetrapisispora phaffii CBS 4417 chromosome 12, complete genome genome:
- the MAK16 gene encoding ribosome biosynthesis protein MAK16 (similar to Saccharomyces cerevisiae MAK16 (YAL025C); ancestral locus Anc_7.73), which produces MSDDIIWQVINNQFCSYKIKTDNGQMFCRNEYNVTGLCSRQSCPLANAKYATIKNVNGRLYLYMKTPERAHTPAKLWERIKLSKNYAKALKQIDDHLLHWSKFLIHKNKQRLTKLTQVMITERRMALREEERHYVGVAPKVKRREENRERKALVAAKIEKAIEKELLDRLKSGAYGDKPLNVDEKIWKKVMGKMEEDTIEEEMYEDEEEESDYGEVEYVEDDGEDDMVDVEDLQNWLADSGASGSDSDSDEDSDEDSDDEEKSNKKKAVSKKKRPRIEIEFEEEQTQLAEQEVAK; this is translated from the coding sequence ATGTCCGACGATATTATTTGGCAAGTTATTAACAATCAGTTCTGTTCATACAAAATTAAGACTGATAATGGACAGATGTTCTGTAGAAACGAGTACAATGTCACTGGTCTTTGTAGCAGACAATCGTGTCCGCTGGCCAACGCCAAGTATGCAACAATCAAGAACGTGAATGGAAGGTTGTATCTATATATGAAGACTCCAGAGAGAGCACACACTCCAGCCAAACTTTGGGAGAGGATAAAACTTTCAAAGAATTATGCTAAAGCTTTGAAACAGATCGACGACCATTTATTGCATTGGAGCAAGTTCTTGATCCACAAAAATAAGCAAAGACTAACAAAACTGACTCAAGTCATGATAACTGAGAGACGTATGGCATTGAGGGAAGAAGAAAGACATTATGTTGGTGTGGCACCAAAGGTTAAGAGAAGAGAAGAAAACAGAGAAAGAAAAGCATTAGTGGCTGCAAAGATAGAGAAGGCCATCGAGAAGGAATTGTTAGATAGATTGAAGAGTGGTGCCTATGGTGATAAGCCATTGAACGttgatgaaaaaatttGGAAGAAGGTTATGGGTAAAATGGAGGAAGatacaattgaagaagaaatgtACGaggatgaagaagaagaaagtgACTACGGTGAGGTTGAGTATGTGGAAGACGATGGTGAAGACGATATGGTTGACGTTGAAGATTTGCAAAACTGGTTGGCTGATTCTGGTGCATCAGGTTCTGACTCTGATAGTGACGAAGATAGCGATGAAGATAGCGATGACGAagaaaaatctaataaGAAGAAGGCCGTATCCAAGAAGAAACGTCcaagaattgaaattgaatttgaagaagaacaaaCTCAGCTTGCTGAGCAAGAAGTTGCAAAATAG